A region of Lycium barbarum isolate Lr01 chromosome 3, ASM1917538v2, whole genome shotgun sequence DNA encodes the following proteins:
- the LOC132630917 gene encoding uncharacterized protein LOC132630917 encodes MERMDLPPVTDDWGVQAFTQGLNSRSSITSIELKQNLIEYPAIAWADVHNRYQSKIRVEDDKIPKAASVSWHSDKGSDRSRRVIDRDSRSSYDRNVVDRAPGNRETPRLSEYNFCVDVATITATVIRNKETRHPRPIQSDPEKRDKSLICKYHHTHDHQTEDCRQLREEVASLFNWGHLREFLSERAKTHFKNLDSNKQDRPEEPQHVMHMIMRGTDVPIRLVIKRTKISITREKRIRNDDPDGPITFNDEDMEGIAQPHNDALVISVLVNKFRIKRVMIDPGSSANIIRWRVIEQLGLLDQIVPTIRVLNRFNMACETTKGEITLPISIAGTTQQTKFYVIEGDIGYNELLGRPWIHLVRAVPSTMHQVLKFSIPEGIKTVRGEQQAAKEIFAVEESVKTIKAPNRSEGKNAK; translated from the exons ATGGAGCGCATGGACTTACCTCCAGTTACTGACGATTGGGGCGTTCAAGCTTTCACCCAAGGGCTCAACTCGAGGAGCTCGATCACATCTATTGAGCTAAAACAAAACCTGATAGAATACCCGGCGATCGCCTGGGCTGATGTACACAACAGGTATCAGTCGAAGATCAGGGTCGAAGATGATAAGATTCCGAAGGCTGCTTCAGTATCATGGCATTCCGATAAAGGGAGTGATCGCTCGAGGAGAGTGATAGATCGAGATTCCAGATCGTCATATGACAG AAATGTTGTCGATAGAGCTCCGGGAAACAGAGAAACTCCAAGGTTATCCGAGTACAACTTTTGCGTCGATGTAGCAACCATAACGGCGACCGTTATCCGAAACAAAGAAACAAGACATCCTAGGCCAATCCAATCCGACCCGGAGAAGCGGGATAAAAGTCTTATTTGTAAGTATCATCATACTCACGACCATCAAACCGAGGATTGTCGACAACTAAGAGAAGAGGTCGCCAGTCTGTTCAATTGGGGACATCTTCGAGAATTCCTAAGTGAACGAGCAAAAACCCATTTTAAAAACCTGGACTCAAACAAGCAGGATAGGCCAGAAGAGCCTCAGCATGTGATGCATATGATTATGAGAGGAACTGATGTTCCCATTAGGCTGGTAATAAAGCGCACAAAAATTTCCATAACGAGGGAGAAGCGTATCCGGAACGATGACCCCGATGGCCCCATCACATTCAATGACGAGGACATGGAAGGCATCGCCCAGCCGCATAATGATGCACTAGTAATATCTGTCCTTGTCAATAAGTTTAGAATTAAACGTGTgatgattgatccaggtagctcggctaatatcatccgatggagagtcatcGAACAGCTGGGACTACTAGATCAGATCGTACCGACAATACGGGTCCTCAACAGATTCAACATGGCATGCGAAACGACGAAGGGTGAGATCACTTTACCGATCAGTATAGCAGGAACTACGCAGCAGACCaaattttatgtgatagaggGAGACATAGGATACAATGAGTTGCTGGGCAGACCGTGGATTCACCTCGTAAGAGCGGTTCCCTCGACTATGCATCAGGTATTGAAATTCTCGATTCCAGAAGGTATCAAAACCGTCCGTGGTGAACAGCAAGCCGCAAAAGAAATTTTCGCTGTTGAAGAATCTGTTAAGACTATAAAGGCGCCAAATCGGAGCGAAGGGAAGAATGCCAAATAG
- the LOC132631484 gene encoding protein PEP-RELATED DEVELOPMENT ARRESTED 1, chloroplastic gives MAFLSVPNIFSLAGPSIPSRCSTPSAYQHSLQLKSSSRLNLPALCTSYEVGAAFLAEEFGAQNGRAENPGPESGNFDSSQYEVILKGGEQVTSVLEEMAKLLEDMKMDEASEEVAVRLAAQGVIGKRVDEMESGFMMALDYMIQTAEEDQDDKRKSLLEVIKETVLSHLTKKCPPHVQVIGLLCRTPQKESRHELLRRVAAGGGVFQSENGTKVHLPGANLNDIANQADDILETMESRSVVPDRKLLARLVLIREEARNMMGGGILDERNDRGLNTLPESEVNFLTKLVSLRPGKTVRKMIKNVMLGKEEGADSSDDEVSAAGGIAGGASVSGRKPLPVRPGMFLETVTKVLGGIYGGNVSGVTAQHLEWVHQNTLQILQEIAF, from the exons ATGGCGTTTCTATCAGTCCCCAACATTTTCTCTTTGGCTGGTCCTTCAATTCCATCTCGTTGCTCGACTCCATCAGCATATCAGCATTCATTGCAGCTGAAGTCATCCAGCAGACTAAACCTCCCCGCATTATGCACCAGTTACGAAGTCGGCGCAGCATTTTTGGCCGAGGAATTCGGTGCTCAAAATGGAAGAGCGGAAAATCCTGGACCTGAAAGTGGCAATTTTGATAGCTCTCAGTATGAAGTTATTCTTAAAGGCGGTGAACAAGTTACCTCCGTTCTTGAAGAAATGGCCAAACTA TTGGAAGATATGAAGATGGATGAAGCATCTGAGGAGGTGGCAGTGCGATTGGCTGCACAAGGAGTGATTGGGAAGAGAGTTGACGAAATGGAGTCCGGGTTCATGATGGCCCTTGATTACATGATCCAAACTGCTGAAGAGGACCAGGATGACAAG CGCAAATCACTCTTGGAAGTTATCAAGGAGACTGTATTATCCCATCTTACCAAGAAGTGCCCCCCTCAT GTTCAAGTGATAGGCCTGCTCTGCAGAACTCCCCAAAAAGAAAGCAGGCATGAATTGCTCAGGCGAGTAGCTGCCGGTGGTGGAGTATTTCAAAGTGAGAATGGCACAAAAGTCCATCTTCCTGGGGCAAATTTGAATGATATAGCTAACCAGGCGGATGATATTCTGGAG ACAATGGAATCTCGTTCTGTTGTTCCTGACAGGAAGTTACTAGCAAGGTTAGTTTTAATCAGAGAAGAAGCTAGGAACATGATGGGAGGCGGAATACTTGACGAAAGAAATGATCGTGGCCTGAACACGCTTCCTGAATCAGAG GTGAACTTTTTAACTAAACTTGTTTCCCTAAGACCAGGGAAAACTGTACGCAAGATGATAAAAAACGTGATGCTAGGTAAAGAAGAAGGTGCAGACAGTTCAGATGATGAAGTTAGTGCTGCTGGTGGAATTGCAGGAGGG GCAAGTGTAAGTGGGCGAAAACCATTACCTGTGCGCCCTGGCATGTTTCTTGAGACAGTTACAAAG GTGTTAGGTGGCATATATGGAGGAAATGTCTCTGGAGTCACAGCACAGCATCTTGAATGG GTGCATCAGAACACACTTCAAATACTTCAAGAGATTGCATTCTAG